A stretch of the Dioscorea cayenensis subsp. rotundata cultivar TDr96_F1 chromosome 4, TDr96_F1_v2_PseudoChromosome.rev07_lg8_w22 25.fasta, whole genome shotgun sequence genome encodes the following:
- the LOC120259304 gene encoding uncharacterized protein LOC120259304 isoform X1, with product MASLEEEKLVQMVHEFIESEQEPEPEPSSLPISSINHSSTFILQGILGSYTKEEMEVMEKAKEFVREMKDEKMIQRSDIMKRRLMMSLRKHGFDASLCMSSSLAYYEYIDIVNNLTCRLIIDIEFKSQFELARPTMSYAQLSSSLPNIFVGSEEKLKMVVAILSSAIQQCLRESGLHVPPWRKSSYMKSKWFSCCNKVNRSIVIPYHNSYRLKDKKKEIMQVGGLSSQFSQLTVNC from the exons ATGGCAAGTTTGGAAGAAGAGAAGCTTGTCCAAATGGTTCATGAGTTCATAGAATCAGAACAAGAACCAGAACCAGAACCATCATCACTTCCAATCTCCTCAATCAACCACTCCTCTACCTTCATTCTTCAG GGAATACTTGGGAGTTACACAAAGGAGGAGATGGAAGTGATGGAAAAGGCAAAGGAGTTTGTgagggaaatgaaagatgaGAAAATGATACAGAGGAGTGATATAATGAagagaaggttgatgatgagtTTGAGAAAGCATGGCTTTGATGCATCACTATGTATGTCTTCATCTCTTGCTTATTATGAGTACATAGACATAGTCAATAACTTGACATGTAGATTAATAATAGACATTGAGTTCAAGTCTCAGTTTGAGCTTGCAAGACCAACAATGTCTTATGCTCAACTTTCAAGCTCACTTCCCAACATATTTGTTGGAAGTGAAGAGAAGTTGAAAATGGTGGTGGCTATACTAAGCTCAGCTATACAACAGTGTTTAAGAGAAAGTGGACTTCATGTACCTCCATGGAGGAAGTCTAGTTACATGAAGTCTAAATGGTTTTCATGTTGTAATAAGGTCAATCGTTCCATTGTTATTCCTTACCATAATTCATACAGGCTCAAAGATAAGAAGAAGGAAATCATGCAAGTTGGAGGGCTTTCTAGTCAGTTCTCTCAATTAACTGTGAATTGCTGA
- the LOC120259304 gene encoding uncharacterized protein LOC120259304 isoform X2, protein MASLEEEKLVQMVHEFIESEQEPEPEPSSLPISSINHSSTFILQGILGSYTKEEMEVMEKAKEFVREMKDEKMIQRSDIMKRRLMMSLRKHGFDASLCSKIRRRKSCKLEGFLVSSLN, encoded by the exons ATGGCAAGTTTGGAAGAAGAGAAGCTTGTCCAAATGGTTCATGAGTTCATAGAATCAGAACAAGAACCAGAACCAGAACCATCATCACTTCCAATCTCCTCAATCAACCACTCCTCTACCTTCATTCTTCAG GGAATACTTGGGAGTTACACAAAGGAGGAGATGGAAGTGATGGAAAAGGCAAAGGAGTTTGTgagggaaatgaaagatgaGAAAATGATACAGAGGAGTGATATAATGAagagaaggttgatgatgagtTTGAGAAAGCATGGCTTTGATGCATCACTAT GCTCAAAGATAAGAAGAAGGAAATCATGCAAGTTGGAGGGCTTTCTAGTCAGTTCTCTCAATTAA